A stretch of Oceanispirochaeta sp. DNA encodes these proteins:
- a CDS encoding ABC transporter permease: MLEIITSILVRTIVAGTPLLLGTLGEIVTERAGILNLGIEGMMSLGAVTGFIVTFTTGNPWLGMLAAILAGALFSMIHAFVTISLRANQVVSGLALTMLGLGLSGLWGKPFVGRPLTAKMSAIAIPGLSDIPVIGRVLFYQDAYFYLSVILGLLVWFIMKYTKLGITVRSVGENPRAAETLGINVSLVKYACVMVGGAFAGMAGAHLSTAYSKSWIEGMTSGRGWIVIALTIFALWEPSKAFLGAYVFGGIFVIQYVLQPLGISPNLLAMLPYLTTLGVLLFYGMSKKGKRKMSAPATLGEPYIRGSR; the protein is encoded by the coding sequence ATGCTTGAAATTATAACTTCCATCCTGGTACGAACCATCGTCGCAGGGACTCCCCTTTTACTAGGCACACTGGGTGAAATTGTCACCGAACGTGCGGGCATACTGAATCTGGGAATTGAGGGAATGATGTCCCTGGGTGCCGTAACGGGATTCATCGTTACATTTACCACGGGGAATCCCTGGCTGGGAATGCTGGCGGCCATCCTGGCGGGTGCTCTTTTTTCCATGATTCATGCCTTTGTCACCATCAGCCTGAGAGCCAATCAGGTTGTTTCCGGTCTGGCTCTCACCATGCTGGGACTGGGCCTGAGCGGACTCTGGGGCAAACCCTTCGTCGGCCGCCCCCTGACAGCAAAAATGTCAGCCATAGCCATCCCCGGTTTATCAGATATCCCGGTGATCGGAAGAGTCCTGTTTTATCAGGATGCCTACTTCTACCTCTCTGTGATTCTAGGACTCCTGGTCTGGTTTATCATGAAATACACAAAGCTGGGAATTACTGTCAGGTCGGTGGGTGAAAATCCCAGGGCAGCCGAGACTCTCGGGATCAACGTCAGCCTGGTCAAATATGCCTGTGTCATGGTGGGAGGAGCTTTTGCCGGAATGGCAGGGGCTCATCTCTCCACGGCTTACAGCAAATCCTGGATTGAAGGGATGACTTCCGGCCGGGGGTGGATTGTCATTGCCCTGACCATCTTTGCCCTATGGGAGCCTTCAAAGGCCTTTCTGGGAGCCTATGTATTCGGGGGGATTTTTGTGATTCAGTATGTTCTCCAGCCCCTGGGAATCTCACCGAATCTGCTGGCCATGCTGCCCTACCTGACAACCCTGGGAGTCCTCCTCTTTTACGGAATGAGTAAAAAGGGAAAACGGAAAATGAGTGCACCCGCAACTCTGGGCGAACCCTACATCCGGGGCAGCCGCTGA
- a CDS encoding adenine deaminase, protein MTYQDFLNHKAVLSADLAAVAMARQAGDLIIRKGRLVNVHTGMIEDQTDVIAFKGIIAFVGNADGYPVGKNTKIINADGRYILPGLIDSHMHVESSMVDLASFASGILPHGTTTICPDIHEMTNVFGLKAVELFHKTAAHIPLNVLAAMPVCVPSIPGMEDAGSAITASDVGKAYRENWVELQGEQMNFPGVIYGDPNVHAIGGESLRAGRVMTGHYSSPDLAGGLNSFIASGMTACHESTSAREALAKAGRGMYVQQRYGSAWLDLPNLLPALLDNPGMDSRMFTMVTDDVTPLTIEEEGHLIRVLREAVRLGVPPVQALQMVTLNAAQLLEKERWIGSVAPGRAADILIVNNLVDFKVQSVFSGGILVAEKGCLKVEIPPYDYPDWSLDSVHIPLQKAGDFVVPSPGDEELTVRSIRLVPGMVFTREEMLCLVPRDGQLRADFSQDLAKVCVIYRHEKSIPVEDRRSIAFLKGLTLRENTAYASTVSHDSHNLLVVGTDDEAMALAANTLKASGGGLVVVQDGSVQALMPLPFAGLMSLKSVSDAALELKGVETALREAGCPHDSVEMTISLLGLIVLPELHLSNKGLVQMKDGAPPCFVPLFPE, encoded by the coding sequence ATGACTTATCAGGATTTTTTAAACCACAAAGCCGTCCTCTCGGCCGATCTGGCAGCCGTCGCCATGGCCCGGCAGGCCGGAGATCTTATCATCAGAAAGGGCAGACTGGTCAATGTTCATACGGGAATGATTGAAGACCAGACAGATGTTATCGCCTTTAAAGGGATCATTGCCTTTGTGGGTAATGCCGATGGATATCCCGTCGGTAAAAATACTAAGATTATCAATGCTGACGGCCGTTATATCCTTCCCGGTTTAATCGACAGTCATATGCATGTGGAAAGTTCCATGGTGGACCTGGCCTCCTTTGCCTCGGGGATTCTTCCTCACGGCACCACCACCATATGTCCGGATATACATGAGATGACCAATGTCTTCGGCTTGAAGGCGGTTGAACTCTTTCATAAAACGGCCGCCCATATTCCCCTGAATGTCCTGGCGGCCATGCCGGTTTGTGTGCCTTCTATTCCCGGCATGGAAGATGCCGGTTCTGCTATTACCGCCTCAGATGTGGGAAAAGCCTATAGAGAAAATTGGGTGGAACTGCAGGGGGAGCAGATGAATTTCCCAGGGGTCATCTATGGTGATCCCAATGTCCATGCCATCGGGGGAGAAAGCCTGAGAGCCGGGCGGGTGATGACCGGTCACTACTCCTCTCCCGACCTGGCTGGAGGGCTGAATTCTTTTATTGCTTCCGGCATGACCGCCTGTCATGAAAGTACAAGTGCCCGGGAAGCCCTGGCAAAGGCGGGACGGGGTATGTATGTTCAACAGCGTTACGGCAGTGCCTGGCTTGATCTGCCCAATCTGCTCCCGGCTTTGCTGGACAATCCCGGTATGGACAGCAGGATGTTTACCATGGTCACCGATGATGTGACCCCCCTCACAATAGAGGAAGAAGGACATCTGATCCGGGTTCTCAGAGAAGCGGTCCGCCTGGGAGTTCCCCCTGTGCAGGCCCTTCAGATGGTCACCCTCAATGCGGCGCAGCTGCTGGAGAAAGAGCGCTGGATCGGCTCGGTGGCTCCCGGCCGGGCGGCGGATATCCTCATTGTCAATAATCTGGTTGATTTTAAGGTTCAATCTGTTTTCTCCGGGGGCATCCTGGTGGCAGAGAAGGGGTGTTTAAAAGTGGAAATCCCGCCCTATGACTACCCGGACTGGTCCCTGGATTCTGTACATATCCCCCTGCAGAAAGCCGGGGACTTTGTTGTTCCCTCCCCCGGGGATGAAGAATTGACCGTTCGGTCCATTCGTCTGGTACCGGGAATGGTATTCACCAGGGAGGAAATGCTCTGTCTGGTCCCCCGGGACGGTCAACTGAGGGCCGATTTCAGTCAGGATCTGGCCAAAGTCTGTGTGATCTACAGGCATGAAAAAAGTATTCCTGTAGAAGACCGCCGGTCCATAGCTTTTCTGAAAGGCCTGACTCTGAGAGAGAATACCGCCTATGCATCCACGGTTTCTCATGATTCCCATAATCTGCTTGTCGTCGGAACGGATGATGAGGCGATGGCCCTGGCGGCCAATACACTCAAAGCCAGCGGTGGGGGATTGGTTGTGGTTCAAGACGGTTCGGTTCAGGCTCTCATGCCTCTGCCCTTTGCCGGTTTGATGAGCCTTAAATCCGTCTCTGATGCGGCGCTGGAGTTAAAAGGAGTAGAGACAGCCTTGAGGGAAGCGGGCTGCCCTCATGACAGTGTGGAGATGACAATCAGTCTACTGGGATTGATTGTCCTGCCCGAACTGCATCTGTCCAACAAAGGGCTGGTTCAGATGAAAGACGGAGCGCCTCCCTGCTTTGTCCCTCTCTTTCCTGAATGA
- a CDS encoding response regulator transcription factor — translation MAKLLIIEDEADIRELISFNLEMNGYEVQKARDGEEGLDLAKKSDYDLIILDLMLPGMDGLKVCSQLRKDANKKDIPIIMLTAKSEDEDIIKGLESGADDYITKPFSPRILVARVKSALRRSSHDVSDHEANRISIHDLVIDTARHEILLAGEPIILSATEFGILQFLAKNPGWVFSRNQIIDFVKGEDYPVTARSVDVQILGIRKKLGERGNIIETVRGIGYRMKGE, via the coding sequence ATGGCCAAACTGCTGATTATTGAAGATGAAGCCGATATCCGGGAGCTCATTTCTTTCAACCTGGAGATGAATGGTTATGAAGTGCAAAAAGCACGGGACGGTGAAGAAGGTTTGGATCTGGCCAAAAAGAGTGATTATGACCTGATCATTCTGGATCTGATGCTGCCGGGTATGGATGGTTTAAAAGTCTGCTCCCAGTTGAGAAAAGATGCGAATAAGAAGGACATTCCCATCATCATGCTCACGGCAAAATCAGAGGATGAGGATATCATCAAAGGACTCGAAAGCGGTGCTGATGATTACATTACTAAACCATTCAGCCCCCGTATCCTTGTCGCCCGGGTCAAGTCTGCCCTCAGAAGATCCAGTCATGACGTCTCTGACCACGAAGCCAACAGGATCAGTATTCACGATCTGGTTATTGATACGGCCAGGCATGAAATCCTGCTGGCAGGGGAACCCATCATTCTTTCGGCCACTGAATTCGGTATCCTCCAGTTTCTGGCAAAGAATCCGGGGTGGGTCTTCTCAAGAAACCAGATCATCGATTTTGTCAAAGGGGAAGATTACCCTGTCACAGCCCGTTCCGTTGATGTTCAGATACTGGGAATCCGAAAAAAACTGGGTGAGAGGGGCAATATCATTGAGACCGTCCGGGGGATCGGATACAGGATGAAAGGGGAGTAG
- the phoU gene encoding phosphate signaling complex protein PhoU: MIRQHFGDDLAELNREIMKMGVRVEESVNKAVDSLKNKDIELAQQVIDEDDIIDEMEKDLCDKCALIIAREQPVAGDLRHLISGIKIITDIERIADHAVHVAKGAINMAGTDYFKPLVDIPRMAKLGCSMLSRAVAAYVEKNAQDAMLIAAEDKLLDDLHKQVVRELLTYMISQPQNIEGGLSLMYISRFLERIGDHVRNICEWVVFAETGEHENL; encoded by the coding sequence ATGATCAGACAACATTTTGGAGATGATTTAGCTGAATTGAACAGAGAAATCATGAAAATGGGAGTAAGGGTGGAAGAGTCCGTGAATAAAGCGGTAGATTCCCTTAAGAATAAAGACATTGAGCTGGCCCAGCAGGTTATTGATGAAGACGATATCATTGATGAAATGGAAAAGGACCTGTGTGATAAATGCGCCCTTATCATTGCCCGGGAACAGCCTGTGGCAGGAGATCTCCGGCACCTGATCAGCGGTATCAAGATTATCACTGATATTGAGAGGATTGCAGATCATGCGGTGCATGTGGCTAAAGGGGCTATCAATATGGCTGGAACTGATTACTTCAAGCCTCTTGTGGACATTCCCCGCATGGCAAAATTGGGGTGCAGTATGCTTTCCAGAGCTGTTGCAGCCTATGTCGAAAAAAATGCCCAGGATGCCATGCTCATTGCGGCTGAAGATAAGCTTCTCGATGATCTGCATAAACAGGTCGTTCGGGAGTTGTTAACCTATATGATCTCACAACCCCAGAACATCGAGGGTGGACTGTCATTGATGTATATCAGTCGTTTCCTTGAAAGGATCGGTGACCATGTCCGGAATATCTGTGAATGGGTCGTCTTTGCTGAAACTGGTGAACATGAAAACCTGTAA
- the pstB gene encoding phosphate ABC transporter ATP-binding protein PstB yields MDLNNKITVEDLNLFYGDFQALHNVNIEVKEREVTALIGPSGCGKSTFIRTLNRMNDLIDSVKIDGNIHYNDKNIYSDWDVIELRKKVGMVFQKPNPFPMSIYDNIAYGPRTHGIKNHSKLDDIVEKSLSQASLLDEVKDRLHKPAMGLSGGQQQRLCIARVLAVEPDVLLMDEPTSALDPISTSKIEDLIDEMKKNYTIVIVTHNMQQAGRISDKTAFFLHGFIEEFGPTDEIFFNPKSRKTEEYISGMFG; encoded by the coding sequence ATGGATTTGAACAATAAAATTACAGTGGAGGATCTGAACCTGTTTTACGGTGATTTTCAGGCCCTTCATAATGTGAATATCGAAGTGAAAGAGCGGGAGGTTACCGCATTGATCGGGCCTTCCGGCTGTGGAAAGTCTACCTTTATCCGGACTCTGAACCGTATGAATGATCTGATTGATAGTGTAAAGATAGATGGAAATATTCACTATAATGATAAAAATATATACTCAGACTGGGATGTTATCGAGTTGAGAAAGAAGGTGGGGATGGTCTTTCAGAAGCCCAACCCCTTCCCCATGTCTATCTATGATAATATTGCTTATGGTCCCAGAACTCATGGCATTAAAAACCATTCCAAGCTGGATGATATTGTAGAAAAAAGTCTTTCACAGGCCTCCCTTCTGGATGAAGTCAAAGACAGGCTCCACAAACCGGCGATGGGTCTTTCCGGAGGCCAGCAGCAGAGACTCTGTATCGCCCGTGTTCTGGCAGTAGAGCCGGATGTACTCCTTATGGATGAGCCGACATCCGCACTAGACCCGATTTCAACTTCTAAAATTGAAGATTTGATCGATGAAATGAAAAAGAATTATACTATTGTCATTGTGACTCACAATATGCAGCAGGCCGGGCGTATTTCTGATAAAACAGCCTTCTTTCTGCATGGTTTTATCGAAGAGTTCGGACCAACGGATGAGATTTTTTTCAACCCAAAGAGCAGAAAGACGGAAGAGTATATTTCTGGAATGTTCGGCTGA
- a CDS encoding multicopper oxidase domain-containing protein — MKYFWILFFSLLIHFNLTAEALLIPPLLEGPDIELTMQKGQLELAGGSSPSFGYNGNYLGPTLRFTRGQSADVKVLNKLGEETTLHWHGMHIPAEFDGGPHQVISKGDLWNPRFLINQNAATLWYHPHLMGSTAEHVYKGLAGMVIIEDEFSKSLPIPHNYGIDDIPLILQDRRLNRGGKFEYAPGMHDIMNGYTGNVLLVNGQIEPDFKIEGGLIRFRILNGSNSSLMRIRFDDGRNFRVIASDGGFLPESVEMNELIMSPGERFEILVDFSKAGGSQILADLYGSSSFKALQISSEGKKAAAFNPGSTNRPFSIKGESNAKTKRQFLMETRGMRGFSINGRTMDMKRIDFAALRGETEIWTVKNVRQGMMNVVHSFHVHDVQFRILDINGTPPPPHLSGPKDTVLLMPGDTVRIALVFEDYQGIYMYHCHFLEHEDNGMMGQFEVVP, encoded by the coding sequence ATGAAGTACTTCTGGATTCTTTTCTTTTCTCTCCTGATACATTTCAATCTGACAGCGGAAGCCTTGCTGATTCCTCCCCTTCTGGAAGGACCGGATATTGAGTTGACCATGCAGAAGGGTCAGCTTGAATTAGCAGGGGGGAGTTCCCCCAGCTTCGGATACAACGGCAACTACCTGGGACCGACCCTCCGGTTCACCAGAGGCCAGTCTGCAGATGTTAAGGTCTTAAATAAGCTGGGAGAAGAGACAACACTCCACTGGCATGGCATGCATATTCCCGCAGAGTTTGACGGCGGACCTCATCAGGTCATATCCAAGGGAGACCTCTGGAATCCCCGTTTCCTGATCAATCAGAATGCAGCGACACTCTGGTATCATCCTCATCTCATGGGGTCAACAGCAGAACATGTCTACAAGGGTCTGGCGGGGATGGTTATCATCGAAGACGAATTTTCAAAGTCTCTTCCTATTCCACATAATTACGGTATCGATGATATACCCCTGATCCTTCAGGACCGAAGGCTGAACCGCGGGGGGAAATTTGAATACGCACCGGGGATGCACGATATAATGAATGGTTACACCGGGAATGTACTCCTGGTGAATGGACAGATAGAACCGGATTTTAAGATTGAAGGCGGTCTGATCCGATTCAGAATCCTTAACGGTTCCAATTCCAGCCTGATGCGGATTCGTTTTGACGACGGCCGTAATTTCAGAGTGATTGCTTCGGACGGAGGATTTTTACCCGAGTCAGTCGAGATGAATGAGCTGATCATGTCACCGGGAGAGCGATTTGAAATCCTTGTGGACTTCAGCAAAGCCGGGGGATCTCAAATTCTGGCTGATTTATACGGCTCTTCCAGTTTTAAGGCCCTTCAAATTAGTTCAGAAGGCAAAAAAGCAGCAGCTTTCAACCCTGGAAGTACGAATCGGCCTTTCAGTATAAAAGGTGAATCCAATGCAAAAACCAAAAGACAGTTTCTCATGGAAACCAGGGGTATGCGGGGATTTTCCATCAATGGCAGAACAATGGATATGAAGCGAATCGATTTCGCGGCGCTTCGGGGAGAAACTGAAATCTGGACTGTCAAAAACGTACGCCAGGGCATGATGAATGTTGTGCATTCCTTCCATGTCCATGATGTCCAGTTCAGGATATTGGATATCAACGGAACCCCGCCTCCTCCTCATCTTTCAGGTCCCAAAGATACTGTCCTTCTGATGCCGGGTGACACGGTTCGGATTGCCCTTGTGTTTGAGGATTACCAGGGGATATACATGTACCACTGCCATTTTCTGGAACATGAAGACAATGGAATGATGGGTCAGTTTGAGGTCGTGCCCTGA
- a CDS encoding ABC transporter permease, whose protein sequence is MPVIILPREKTTPAFNVLILMLSMLAGLVAVGIVFLTYHVNPFYAIYEIFRSSFGSVFGFKETLTKAIPLILIGSGLALAYKAKFWNIGAESQLLWGAIFATWVGLNWGPHLPGYVILPLMFLAGFLGGAIWGIIPAIFKVKFGINEVISTLMLNYVAAEFVKFLVVGPWKGATKYGYPYTDDLPDQAILTLMNNSRISLPLLILAVVVALTLSFIVYRTRFGYEIRVIGENSEAGKYAGIDFFRTTVLMMVLSGGVAGLAGVGELTAIHHHLSYPETISAGYGFTAIIVAWLGRLNPGFTILSGLFFAGIIVGGDAIQMSMGLPAATVNVFNGLLLVFLIMGDFLLSHRVRFTLRPKLKNTKATN, encoded by the coding sequence ATGCCTGTAATCATACTGCCCAGGGAAAAAACAACGCCCGCCTTCAATGTTCTCATCCTTATGTTGTCCATGCTGGCGGGGCTTGTTGCCGTGGGAATAGTGTTTCTGACCTACCATGTAAATCCTTTTTACGCCATTTATGAAATCTTCAGATCCTCCTTTGGAAGTGTCTTTGGATTCAAGGAAACCCTGACAAAAGCCATCCCCCTGATATTGATTGGAAGCGGTCTGGCTCTGGCCTACAAGGCCAAATTCTGGAACATCGGGGCGGAAAGTCAGCTCCTCTGGGGCGCCATCTTTGCCACATGGGTGGGACTCAACTGGGGGCCCCATCTACCGGGCTATGTGATACTGCCTCTTATGTTTTTAGCTGGTTTCCTGGGTGGAGCCATCTGGGGAATCATACCTGCCATTTTCAAAGTCAAATTCGGAATCAATGAAGTCATTTCAACTCTGATGCTGAACTATGTGGCGGCTGAGTTTGTCAAGTTTCTGGTTGTTGGTCCCTGGAAGGGAGCCACCAAATACGGATATCCCTATACGGATGATCTGCCGGATCAGGCGATCCTGACACTGATGAACAACTCCCGTATTTCACTGCCTCTCTTAATCCTGGCAGTGGTAGTCGCCCTGACACTCAGCTTTATTGTCTATCGGACCCGTTTCGGATATGAGATCCGGGTTATAGGTGAGAACTCGGAAGCCGGAAAATATGCAGGAATCGATTTTTTCAGAACCACTGTTCTGATGATGGTTCTCTCCGGCGGAGTGGCCGGTCTGGCAGGAGTAGGAGAACTCACGGCCATTCACCACCATCTGAGTTACCCTGAGACCATCTCTGCGGGTTATGGCTTTACTGCCATCATTGTCGCCTGGCTGGGAAGGCTCAATCCTGGATTTACCATTCTCTCAGGGCTGTTTTTTGCAGGAATCATAGTGGGAGGCGATGCCATTCAGATGTCCATGGGCCTCCCGGCAGCAACGGTCAATGTGTTCAACGGACTGCTCCTTGTCTTCCTCATCATGGGAGATTTCCTCCTCAGCCATAGAGTCCGCTTTACCCTTAGGCCTAAGCTAAAAAACACCAAGGCTACAAATTAG
- the pstA gene encoding phosphate ABC transporter permease PstA: DIMVESLRKLYNKTRAENWGFYNQQDLKVVPFAYEGAGDFSRGAVALSPYASLAEYELSFVPVLRHESGRNLPWHFIVEAPARSGQWGGISYIIINTFVLILFTILFSTPLGVMAAIYMVEYAKQGRVLRLLRMGSDTLAGIPSIVFGLFGFIFFVRILGMGIGFISSTLTVTLMVLPTIIRTTEEALKSVPPSLREGSLALGATKLQTIAKVVLPAASPGILTGIILAVGRTVGETAVLIYTLGSNYDLVSGPSSSARVLSLHLYMLFSEAVSFDRTFATAAVLVIIILMTNLTTTRVLKQFNKNSGM, encoded by the coding sequence GATATCATGGTTGAGTCTTTAAGAAAGCTCTACAATAAAACCCGCGCCGAAAACTGGGGATTCTACAATCAGCAGGATCTGAAGGTTGTCCCTTTTGCCTATGAAGGGGCCGGAGACTTCTCCAGGGGAGCCGTGGCTCTCAGTCCTTACGCCAGCCTCGCCGAGTATGAATTATCCTTTGTTCCCGTCCTCAGACATGAATCGGGAAGGAATTTACCCTGGCACTTTATCGTCGAGGCACCGGCCCGGTCGGGACAGTGGGGCGGTATTTCCTACATCATCATCAACACCTTTGTACTCATTCTCTTTACCATCCTTTTTTCGACTCCCCTAGGGGTTATGGCCGCCATTTATATGGTGGAGTACGCCAAACAGGGAAGAGTCCTGCGTCTTCTGAGGATGGGGAGTGATACTCTGGCGGGGATACCCTCCATCGTTTTCGGTCTCTTCGGGTTTATATTTTTTGTTCGGATTCTGGGCATGGGTATCGGTTTCATTTCGAGCACACTGACGGTTACACTGATGGTACTCCCCACCATTATCAGGACAACCGAAGAAGCTCTGAAGTCTGTTCCCCCATCCCTGCGGGAAGGTTCTCTGGCTCTGGGGGCCACCAAACTGCAGACCATAGCCAAAGTAGTGCTTCCCGCGGCATCTCCGGGAATCCTGACCGGGATTATCCTGGCAGTCGGGCGGACAGTCGGAGAAACGGCTGTCCTGATATATACTCTGGGATCAAATTACGATCTGGTATCGGGTCCATCATCCTCTGCCAGAGTTTTATCCCTCCACCTCTACATGCTTTTTTCAGAAGCCGTCTCTTTTGATCGGACATTTGCCACCGCGGCGGTCCTGGTCATTATCATTCTGATGACCAACCTGACAACTACCCGGGTTCTCAAGCAGTTTAATAAAAATTCCGGCATGTAA